A region of Paenibacillus thiaminolyticus DNA encodes the following proteins:
- a CDS encoding DNA-3-methyladenine glycosylase family protein, with protein MGNVVTKYFDYGEREINYLRSADAALGAAMARLGRVERVIMPDPFAALVHAIVGQLVSVKAANTVWERMQERLGDISPQNLAAQPAERIQGCGMPMMKAERIREIAWLVANGEFDLQELYRLSDAEATARLMTLPGVGKWTAEMLLIHALERPDVVSWGDIAIRRGMMALYGLHEMTKAQFDRYRQTYSPYGSVASIYLWALSFE; from the coding sequence TTGGGGAACGTCGTGACGAAGTATTTTGATTACGGGGAGCGGGAAATCAATTATTTGCGAAGCGCCGATGCGGCGCTTGGGGCTGCGATGGCCCGGCTCGGCCGGGTGGAGCGGGTCATTATGCCCGATCCGTTCGCCGCGCTTGTTCACGCTATCGTGGGCCAGCTTGTCTCCGTGAAGGCGGCCAACACCGTCTGGGAACGGATGCAGGAGCGTCTGGGGGATATCTCTCCCCAGAATCTCGCAGCGCAGCCGGCTGAACGGATTCAAGGCTGCGGCATGCCGATGATGAAGGCGGAGCGTATTCGCGAGATTGCCTGGCTTGTCGCAAATGGCGAATTCGACCTGCAGGAGCTGTATCGCTTATCCGATGCGGAGGCAACCGCCCGCTTAATGACGCTGCCCGGAGTCGGGAAGTGGACGGCCGAGATGCTGCTTATCCATGCTTTGGAGCGGCCGGACGTCGTGAGCTGGGGGGATATCGCCATTCGCCGCGGCATGATGGCCTTATATGGTCTTCACGAGATGACGAAGGCGCAGTTCGATCGGTATCGGCAGACGTATTCGCCGTATGGTTCGGTCGCTTCCATTTACTTGTGGGCCTTGTCTTTTGAATAA
- a CDS encoding methylated-DNA--[protein]-cysteine S-methyltransferase: MEKKADTPIYWSVVAHEEWNLIIAATNAGLCYVGSPGQPLAAIAEWTGRRWPGRMLQRDDGKLQPYAKELAGYLQGKQRSFAMPLDLQGTPFQLAVWRALCGIPYGQTLSYSELAEQLQRPSAVRAVGTAIGANPVLITVPCHRVIGKDGALTGYRGGLDMKARLLRLEREVLTAGGAQMHA, encoded by the coding sequence ATGGAAAAGAAAGCTGATACACCCATCTATTGGTCCGTTGTCGCGCACGAGGAATGGAATCTCATCATTGCGGCGACAAACGCCGGACTCTGTTATGTCGGCTCTCCGGGCCAGCCGCTCGCGGCCATCGCCGAATGGACAGGCCGCCGTTGGCCGGGCAGGATGCTGCAGCGGGATGACGGGAAGCTGCAGCCGTATGCCAAGGAGCTTGCCGGCTATCTGCAGGGCAAGCAGCGCAGCTTCGCTATGCCGCTGGACTTGCAAGGAACGCCTTTTCAATTGGCGGTCTGGCGCGCGCTATGCGGCATCCCATACGGACAGACGCTGTCCTATTCCGAGCTTGCCGAGCAGCTTCAGCGTCCGTCCGCTGTTCGGGCCGTCGGAACAGCCATCGGGGCCAACCCCGTTCTCATCACCGTTCCTTGCCATCGCGTCATCGGCAAGGACGGAGCGCTGACAGGCTACCGCGGCGGGTTGGACATGAAAGCGAGGCTGCTCCGGTTGGAGCGGGAAGTCCTGACCGCAGGGGGAGCGCAGATGCATGCTTGA
- a CDS encoding tetratricopeptide repeat protein, giving the protein MSETTESETIQLDDDWELEKQLYLKTDDLTNAGRHEEAIASAAEMLRYFPQHEGALYLMSLCYLRMERYGEAENTARELLAAHPGAEAGLDLMGMLCYESGDFRQAADYFEQCVGLNPESPYYRKWLARAWYQGLDRDRAFQRFGYRFRPDYGSQVNKAIAMLHEALRLEPDSESHFLISLCYEALRIPEKEFEHLKEGILLDPEHTNLHVRLACHYMMYGDLGSAQSHCELALMLDPNYSDALTVEQTIDAYRQNAKTYYNAKKQYWKAICRIHPAEADHWRLAAQIQLDYGARPLKELRTYLKLEPSDLEMQVTYGKLLYDDKQYLSAERLFRKLDTEYPGNVHIHSWLDTLSQMNRIKLYSTPVRRWLYRCLIHYPYWILLFVLVAPFYLIGQLFTRRK; this is encoded by the coding sequence ATGAGCGAGACAACAGAAAGCGAAACCATACAATTGGATGATGATTGGGAGCTGGAGAAACAGTTATACCTGAAAACGGACGATTTGACGAATGCAGGCAGACATGAGGAAGCGATAGCGAGCGCCGCCGAGATGCTGCGCTATTTTCCCCAGCACGAAGGTGCATTATATCTGATGTCATTATGTTATCTCCGAATGGAGCGGTATGGAGAAGCGGAGAATACGGCGCGCGAGCTGCTTGCTGCTCATCCAGGCGCGGAAGCGGGCTTGGATCTGATGGGCATGCTTTGCTATGAGTCAGGTGACTTCAGACAGGCGGCGGACTATTTCGAGCAATGTGTCGGGTTGAACCCGGAATCCCCTTATTATCGAAAATGGCTGGCCAGAGCATGGTATCAAGGCCTGGATCGTGATCGGGCCTTCCAACGGTTCGGATACAGGTTCCGGCCGGATTACGGCTCCCAAGTGAACAAGGCCATCGCGATGCTGCATGAGGCGCTCCGGCTGGAGCCCGATTCCGAATCGCATTTTCTGATCTCCCTCTGCTATGAAGCGCTGCGCATTCCGGAAAAGGAATTCGAACATCTGAAGGAGGGCATCCTCCTCGATCCGGAGCATACCAATCTTCATGTTCGCCTTGCTTGTCATTACATGATGTATGGCGACTTGGGCTCCGCCCAATCTCATTGCGAGCTGGCGCTGATGCTGGATCCGAATTACTCGGATGCGCTCACGGTGGAACAAACGATCGATGCCTACCGTCAAAATGCCAAAACATATTACAACGCCAAAAAACAATATTGGAAGGCCATATGCCGGATACATCCTGCAGAAGCTGATCATTGGAGGCTGGCTGCTCAGATTCAACTTGACTACGGCGCCCGGCCATTGAAGGAACTTCGAACCTATTTGAAGCTGGAGCCCAGCGACTTGGAGATGCAGGTCACCTATGGGAAGCTGCTGTATGACGACAAACAGTATTTGTCGGCTGAGCGGCTTTTCCGCAAGCTGGACACGGAATATCCGGGCAACGTCCATATTCATTCCTGGCTGGACACGTTATCCCAGATGAATCGGATTAAGCTCTATTCCACTCCGGTTCGAAGATGGTTGTACCGCTGCTTGATCCACTATCCGTACTGGATCTTGCTATTTGTGCTTGTCGCGCCTTTTTATCTTATCGGGCAATTGTTTACAAGACGGAAATAA
- a CDS encoding SPL family radical SAM protein gives MKPACTYKSPKTILNKGTGFLSGYSHSLNPYTGCSFGCSYCYVRRMPVSIFRDEEWGSWIDVKQNAAELFRKEYRRAKEKGPVTIFMSSSTDPYQPIEHQERITRSLLEIMAECPPGFLLVQTRSPLVRRDIDLLVRLGDAVRVSMTVETDLEEIRKHFSPQAPPIPARLKTLELLAEAGVPAQATIAPVLPSSEAFGAVLRPLVKRVCIDDYFMGDGSGGKRTRQLNMLALYRQLGLEEWYHPSAYRIVYDRLRRHFSEEELFISQAGFEP, from the coding sequence ATGAAGCCGGCATGCACTTACAAATCACCGAAAACTATTCTTAATAAAGGCACGGGGTTCCTATCGGGCTACAGCCACTCGCTTAATCCTTATACAGGCTGCTCATTCGGATGCTCCTACTGCTATGTGCGCCGCATGCCGGTGTCGATCTTCCGCGACGAGGAATGGGGTAGCTGGATCGATGTCAAGCAGAACGCGGCCGAGCTGTTCCGGAAGGAATACCGGCGGGCCAAGGAGAAAGGGCCTGTTACCATCTTCATGTCATCCAGCACCGATCCGTATCAGCCGATCGAGCATCAAGAGCGCATTACCCGTTCGCTGCTGGAGATTATGGCCGAGTGTCCGCCCGGCTTCTTGCTCGTGCAGACGCGCAGCCCGCTCGTGCGCAGAGATATCGACCTGCTGGTCCGCCTTGGCGATGCCGTTCGCGTCAGTATGACCGTGGAGACGGACCTTGAAGAGATACGCAAGCACTTCTCGCCCCAAGCTCCACCCATTCCGGCACGGCTCAAGACGCTCGAGCTGCTAGCGGAAGCCGGCGTGCCGGCCCAGGCCACGATCGCGCCGGTACTGCCGAGCAGCGAAGCGTTCGGGGCCGTGCTCCGCCCGCTCGTGAAGCGGGTATGCATCGACGATTATTTTATGGGGGACGGGAGCGGCGGAAAAAGAACGCGCCAATTGAACATGCTAGCGTTGTACCGGCAGCTGGGACTGGAGGAATGGTATCATCCCTCCGCCTATCGCATCGTCTATGACCGGCTGCGGCGGCATTTTTCCGAAGAGGAACTGTTCATCAGCCAGGCGGGATTCGAGCCTTGA
- a CDS encoding ATP-binding protein produces the protein MDRLSFLLRMAQQHPNDAEAIYWLAAEYAARGQWVDAIGQYSAALAVCADDALRSALLAGLSEATARLQHGGGSAEQHAAAGNAGREAGAGSRESRAESWTSMGSSESGAQSRTGMGSSAPDSEEADDEDDEEIEVEDVADEEWETAQAGHAAVFARSGIGLQVLDGGKSAAASPADAPHKVTFADVAGLQELKKTIQLRIISPFQNQGLFSKFRKKAGGGVLLYGPPGCGKTFMAKATAGECRAAFFPIHIADILDKYIGVSEQNLRDLFDNARAHKPSILFFDEIDTVGFNRSKSSSSMRGMIDTFLAEMEGIDTSTDQLLVIGATNMPWDVDDALKRPGRFDRLVFVAPPDEEAREHMFRLKLEGRYIGNIDTVRLANRTEFFSGADIEHLCESAAERVLGEILESGQERPIRMSDFEALLETARPSTLEWLRKAKNYVKYANQTGAYNDVEDYLRTYGRRI, from the coding sequence ATGGACAGGCTATCTTTTTTACTGCGCATGGCACAGCAGCATCCGAACGATGCCGAAGCGATCTACTGGCTGGCAGCGGAATACGCGGCACGCGGACAATGGGTGGACGCGATCGGGCAATACAGCGCCGCGCTTGCCGTCTGCGCCGACGATGCGCTCCGCTCCGCCTTGCTGGCGGGGCTGTCGGAAGCGACTGCGCGGCTGCAGCATGGCGGCGGTTCGGCAGAGCAGCACGCTGCGGCCGGGAACGCAGGCAGAGAGGCCGGCGCGGGAAGCAGAGAATCTCGCGCCGAGTCCTGGACTAGCATGGGAAGCAGCGAATCTGGCGCCCAGTCCCGAACTGGCATGGGAAGCAGTGCGCCAGATTCCGAAGAGGCAGATGATGAAGATGACGAGGAAATCGAAGTTGAGGATGTCGCGGACGAGGAATGGGAAACCGCTCAGGCCGGACATGCGGCCGTCTTCGCCCGCTCGGGCATCGGTCTGCAGGTGCTGGATGGCGGAAAATCCGCGGCGGCTTCGCCAGCGGACGCGCCTCACAAAGTGACGTTCGCGGATGTCGCCGGCTTGCAGGAACTGAAGAAGACGATCCAACTGCGTATTATCAGTCCGTTCCAGAACCAGGGACTGTTCTCCAAATTCCGCAAAAAGGCAGGCGGAGGCGTGCTTCTGTACGGCCCGCCGGGGTGCGGCAAAACGTTTATGGCCAAGGCGACCGCAGGCGAATGCCGGGCTGCGTTCTTCCCTATTCATATTGCAGACATTTTGGACAAATACATCGGCGTCAGCGAGCAAAATTTGCGAGATTTATTCGACAACGCGCGTGCGCATAAGCCGAGCATCCTGTTTTTCGACGAAATCGATACCGTCGGCTTCAACCGCTCGAAGTCTTCGTCCAGCATGCGCGGCATGATCGACACGTTCCTGGCCGAGATGGAGGGCATCGATACGAGCACGGATCAGCTGCTCGTCATCGGCGCGACGAACATGCCTTGGGACGTAGATGACGCGCTCAAGCGCCCCGGCCGCTTCGATCGGCTCGTCTTTGTCGCGCCTCCGGACGAGGAAGCGCGGGAGCACATGTTCCGCTTGAAGCTGGAAGGCCGCTATATCGGGAACATCGACACCGTGCGGCTGGCGAACCGGACCGAATTTTTCTCCGGAGCGGACATTGAGCATTTATGCGAGAGCGCAGCCGAGCGGGTGCTCGGGGAAATTCTCGAATCCGGCCAGGAGCGTCCGATTCGGATGTCCGATTTCGAAGCGCTGCTGGAGACCGCGCGCCCGTCTACGCTGGAATGGCTGCGCAAAGCGAAGAACTACGTCAAATACGCTAATCAGACCGGGGCATACAATGACGTGGAGGATTATTTGCGCACTTACGGCCGGCGGATTTAA
- a CDS encoding DNA alkylation repair protein encodes MDTTIRAQIMALADEKYRQFSASLIPNINNVVGVRLPELRKLARNIAKGDWRAYLAQADSDYFEEVMLQGMVIGCAKADVEEILHHIAAFVPKIDNWSVCDSFCSGLKITSLHKERVWEFIQPYLESDREYNIRFGVVMLLNYYIDELHIHRVLERLDRITHEGYYVKMAVAWAVSICFVKLPDITMDYVRSNSLDDFTYNKALQKITESYRVAPETKALIRSMKRK; translated from the coding sequence ATGGACACCACGATTCGAGCACAGATTATGGCGCTGGCGGATGAGAAATACCGGCAATTTTCAGCTTCCTTGATTCCGAATATTAATAATGTTGTCGGGGTGCGGCTGCCGGAGCTGCGCAAGCTCGCCCGGAACATTGCGAAGGGCGACTGGCGGGCTTATTTGGCGCAAGCGGACAGCGACTATTTCGAGGAAGTGATGCTGCAGGGCATGGTGATTGGTTGCGCCAAGGCGGATGTGGAGGAGATTCTGCATCACATTGCCGCATTCGTGCCCAAAATCGACAACTGGTCCGTATGCGACAGCTTCTGCTCGGGCCTTAAAATCACCTCATTGCATAAAGAGCGAGTCTGGGAGTTCATCCAGCCTTACCTCGAATCGGACCGGGAATACAACATTCGCTTCGGCGTCGTGATGCTCTTGAATTATTATATCGATGAGCTTCATATTCACCGTGTGCTGGAGCGGCTGGATCGGATTACGCACGAGGGCTACTATGTCAAAATGGCGGTAGCTTGGGCCGTATCGATCTGCTTCGTGAAGCTGCCGGACATCACCATGGACTATGTGCGAAGCAATTCGCTCGACGACTTCACCTACAATAAAGCGCTGCAAAAGATTACGGAGTCATACCGCGTCGCTCCGGAGACGAAAGCGCTGATTCGAAGCATGAAGCGGAAATAA
- a CDS encoding DUF4339 domain-containing protein produces the protein MEHSTAFIQALREACSPYNGDKCYPEQIPDHILTRVRQKFAVPVDERLIAFYDFTIFGYGKDGIAIGAGGLYCKEVWTKTFIPWIKFAKLKTIEIQKKNLVLDSILQLGLSSSPMPGEQLAALVTRLRDTALEFASQEASELEKERSDAQDKETLHEALLRVCQTYHRNKVYLHPIPDDLLAPVRVRCNIPRDETVLAFFDFTIFSKGKGGIAFTEEGIYWRVITINFLSWRQFTPPARGPSDDTTLHLSGNEINLLGNPLKHAEWIDLFTDIGELAQLAAVRQDAETLHSPGSEDRPEEAISLRQAILRVLQPYGGDAIYKKALPEKINERVMRNYPLPADWSVWAYFDFSLISKGKNGVVFTDQGLYWKGLAEGCVFIPWHRLRQVELAFVPKKENLVLDGEETYSVSGSPIGGAEWLDMLNKIKALPQLAGLDAPIAAVYPDDTYPLLDVEFIAAVCRAHSFFDKLNDYDMDEEKDQLIREHFRIPGTEPLLAFCKTEPGTPWKYGLTITGRAISICNDTLYCKRARAALPLAGLPELQFTVRNKSLYVGEEEMFRRGDAASLHAMLSDLQVYAASLTAADNPVRYPYDASYAPRWNLPVRNTEEERWIVAEGGMLRGVHSESELKWAADTGQLDPVRTRCWKKGLPAWISAEAAGFV, from the coding sequence GTGGAGCATTCTACAGCATTCATTCAAGCGTTAAGAGAAGCTTGTTCACCTTATAACGGGGATAAATGTTATCCCGAACAGATCCCCGATCACATTCTCACGAGAGTAAGGCAAAAATTCGCCGTGCCGGTTGATGAGCGGTTGATCGCTTTTTACGATTTCACGATTTTCGGATACGGCAAGGACGGAATCGCCATCGGCGCAGGCGGGCTCTATTGCAAAGAAGTATGGACCAAAACCTTCATCCCATGGATAAAATTCGCCAAACTCAAAACGATTGAAATTCAAAAGAAAAACCTGGTTCTCGATTCGATTCTCCAGCTCGGCCTGTCCTCCTCGCCTATGCCCGGCGAGCAGTTGGCAGCGTTAGTGACCCGGCTGCGGGATACGGCGCTCGAATTCGCTTCGCAGGAAGCTTCGGAGCTTGAGAAGGAGCGAAGCGACGCGCAGGACAAGGAGACGCTGCATGAAGCGCTGCTTCGCGTCTGCCAGACTTATCACCGGAATAAAGTCTATCTTCACCCGATTCCCGATGACTTGCTGGCCCCCGTTCGTGTCAGGTGCAATATCCCGCGGGACGAGACCGTGCTCGCCTTTTTTGATTTCACGATTTTCAGCAAAGGCAAGGGCGGGATCGCGTTCACCGAAGAGGGAATATACTGGAGAGTCATCACGATAAACTTCCTGTCCTGGCGGCAATTCACTCCCCCGGCCCGGGGGCCTTCCGATGATACGACGCTGCATTTGTCCGGGAACGAGATCAATTTGCTTGGCAATCCGCTCAAGCATGCGGAATGGATTGACCTGTTCACCGATATCGGTGAGCTAGCGCAGTTGGCCGCTGTGCGTCAAGATGCGGAGACGCTGCATTCGCCTGGTTCGGAAGACCGCCCGGAAGAAGCGATATCCCTGCGGCAGGCGATACTGCGAGTCTTGCAGCCGTACGGCGGCGATGCCATTTATAAGAAAGCATTGCCGGAGAAAATTAATGAACGCGTAATGAGAAATTATCCGCTTCCCGCGGACTGGTCCGTCTGGGCGTATTTCGATTTTTCCCTTATCAGCAAAGGAAAGAATGGCGTCGTATTCACTGATCAGGGTCTGTATTGGAAGGGGCTCGCGGAAGGCTGCGTTTTTATCCCTTGGCATCGGCTCCGTCAAGTCGAGTTAGCGTTTGTGCCCAAAAAGGAAAATTTGGTTCTGGATGGCGAAGAAACGTATTCGGTCAGCGGCAGTCCGATCGGCGGAGCGGAATGGCTCGATATGCTGAACAAAATTAAGGCACTGCCCCAGTTGGCCGGGCTTGACGCTCCGATTGCTGCCGTCTACCCTGACGATACTTATCCTCTGCTGGATGTTGAGTTCATTGCAGCGGTTTGCCGGGCGCATTCTTTTTTTGACAAATTGAATGATTACGATATGGACGAAGAAAAAGATCAGCTTATCCGTGAGCATTTCCGCATCCCCGGCACGGAACCGCTGTTGGCGTTCTGCAAGACCGAACCGGGAACCCCGTGGAAATACGGATTGACCATCACGGGACGGGCCATTAGCATTTGCAACGATACACTTTACTGCAAGCGGGCGCGAGCCGCTCTCCCTCTGGCCGGATTGCCTGAATTGCAATTCACTGTGCGCAACAAATCGCTCTATGTCGGCGAAGAAGAGATGTTCCGCCGCGGAGACGCCGCTTCGCTGCACGCCATGCTCAGCGATCTCCAAGTGTATGCGGCATCGCTGACGGCGGCGGATAATCCGGTGCGCTACCCTTATGACGCTTCCTACGCGCCGCGCTGGAATCTTCCGGTGCGGAATACGGAAGAGGAGCGTTGGATTGTGGCGGAAGGCGGAATGCTCCGCGGCGTGCATAGCGAATCGGAACTGAAATGGGCCGCAGACACGGGACAACTGGATCCGGTACGTACCCGCTGCTGGAAAAAAGGGTTGCCGGCATGGATTTCGGCAGAAGCTGCCGGCTTTGTCTAA
- a CDS encoding 2OG-Fe(II) oxygenase, protein MLDRLTERMSQLDWSCVRRSLDEQGYAKLPPLLDAAACEHIIGTYTEEANFRKTIAMARYRFGIGEYKYYDTPLPPLLQQLREKLYPGLARIANDWTERLRGGAAAYPERLAEFQERCREAGQTRPTPLILKYEAGGYNCLHQDMYGDVFFPFQVVFALNRLGEDYKGGEFLLVEQRPRAQSRGHALTLAQGEGLIFPTNQRPVQGLRGYYRTAVRHGVSTVTEGTRYSLGIIFHDAK, encoded by the coding sequence ATGCTTGACCGCCTGACAGAACGGATGTCACAGCTCGACTGGAGCTGCGTCCGGCGATCATTGGACGAGCAAGGCTATGCGAAGCTTCCGCCGCTGCTGGATGCAGCCGCCTGCGAGCATATTATCGGCACCTATACGGAGGAAGCGAATTTCCGCAAGACGATTGCCATGGCGAGATACCGCTTCGGAATCGGAGAGTACAAATATTATGATACTCCGCTTCCGCCGCTGCTGCAGCAGCTTAGAGAAAAGCTGTACCCCGGCCTGGCCCGGATAGCGAATGACTGGACGGAGCGGTTAAGGGGCGGCGCGGCAGCATACCCGGAACGGCTGGCCGAATTCCAGGAGCGCTGCCGCGAAGCAGGCCAGACCCGCCCTACCCCGCTGATCCTGAAATATGAAGCGGGCGGCTACAATTGCCTCCATCAAGATATGTACGGCGATGTGTTCTTCCCCTTTCAGGTTGTATTCGCGCTGAACCGCCTAGGGGAAGATTACAAGGGAGGCGAGTTCCTATTGGTGGAGCAGCGGCCGCGGGCGCAGAGCCGGGGGCACGCCCTGACGCTGGCGCAAGGAGAAGGGCTCATTTTCCCGACGAATCAGCGCCCGGTGCAAGGCCTGCGCGGGTATTATCGAACCGCGGTTCGGCATGGCGTCAGCACGGTTACGGAAGGCACGAGATATAGTCTGGGCATCATCTTCCATGATGCGAAGTAA
- a CDS encoding class I SAM-dependent methyltransferase: MYPKLEDPRNHQEWLPPHSFAWYAQIAALSGAYAYSWNSTITEPNAEVRFEQEVREMVSDRIVLDVGCGHGEFTAQWAPSVKRIIGLDVTSGFIAAGRDQPPPNVAFVTANTKERLPFADGEFDCVYNRRGPTSCYQDIARVMKPGGRILALHPGDRMSMELPRLFPGFFEPSPDGTPILDRLAQRLEQGRLKQVEIETVTSVQYLHEPMDVIRIRCFGQSPALIAKIIEESLSGIEAIFRRHAMAQGLPATYEQYLVRAVS; encoded by the coding sequence TTGTACCCGAAGCTGGAAGATCCAAGGAATCACCAGGAATGGCTTCCGCCGCACTCCTTCGCTTGGTACGCTCAAATCGCGGCCTTATCCGGCGCATATGCATATTCATGGAATTCGACGATAACGGAGCCGAATGCCGAAGTTCGATTCGAGCAGGAAGTGAGAGAAATGGTCAGCGATCGCATCGTGCTTGACGTAGGCTGCGGCCACGGGGAATTCACGGCGCAATGGGCTCCGAGCGTGAAGCGAATCATCGGCTTGGATGTGACGAGCGGCTTCATCGCGGCCGGAAGGGACCAGCCTCCGCCCAATGTCGCCTTCGTCACCGCCAATACGAAGGAACGGCTTCCGTTCGCGGACGGGGAATTCGATTGCGTCTATAATCGCAGAGGTCCGACCTCATGCTATCAGGATATTGCCCGAGTCATGAAGCCCGGCGGGCGCATTCTCGCGCTTCATCCGGGCGATCGGATGTCAATGGAGCTGCCACGTTTGTTCCCCGGATTTTTCGAGCCTTCCCCGGACGGAACACCTATACTGGATCGCCTTGCGCAGCGACTGGAGCAGGGAAGGCTGAAGCAGGTTGAGATCGAGACCGTCACCAGCGTTCAATATTTGCATGAGCCGATGGATGTGATCCGCATTCGCTGCTTCGGACAATCGCCTGCGCTTATCGCGAAAATTATCGAGGAGTCTTTGTCCGGCATAGAAGCGATTTTCCGCCGCCATGCCATGGCTCAAGGCTTGCCGGCGACGTATGAACAATATCTAGTACGGGCCGTTAGCTAA
- a CDS encoding aminoglycoside 3'-phosphotransferase — protein sequence MSRDAIVRFAAYPEAVQAYCRGAAVTVVKDKPRSAVYRVDRADDSFYVKVTAAGEMENEARMTGHLSKLGACPDVRMYRTDAFRDYLITDRIVGADAASSEYIAEPSRLCDVFADSLSYFHRLPGTGCPCTNGLEDMVSRAEENYRNGKAEMSLLRHAGYASADAAYKDMMALYRGLSGCGDRTIIHGDYCLPNLMLHQFERSGYIDVGYGGLGDPHYDLFWALWSLQFNLGSDRYAERFIEAYGREQVDEERLRLCGLVSVFNGFRGQDYYERQDHKPNGGGERLGERRDEVF from the coding sequence ATGAGCAGAGACGCGATAGTCAGGTTCGCAGCTTATCCGGAAGCGGTGCAGGCATATTGCAGGGGAGCAGCTGTTACGGTCGTGAAGGACAAACCCCGCTCCGCCGTGTATCGGGTGGATCGCGCGGACGATTCTTTTTATGTGAAGGTGACCGCAGCGGGGGAGATGGAGAACGAAGCGCGAATGACGGGGCATCTATCGAAGCTCGGCGCCTGTCCGGACGTAAGAATGTACAGGACCGACGCTTTCCGGGATTACCTCATCACGGATCGAATCGTCGGCGCGGATGCGGCGAGTTCCGAATATATTGCTGAGCCATCCCGGCTGTGCGACGTGTTTGCCGACAGCTTGTCCTATTTCCATCGGCTTCCCGGCACGGGCTGTCCCTGCACGAACGGGTTGGAGGACATGGTCAGCCGGGCGGAGGAGAATTACCGGAATGGGAAGGCGGAGATGAGCCTGCTCCGGCATGCGGGATATGCGAGTGCCGATGCGGCATATAAGGATATGATGGCTCTATACCGTGGCTTATCCGGCTGTGGGGATCGGACGATTATTCATGGCGACTATTGCTTGCCGAATCTGATGCTGCACCAATTCGAGCGGAGCGGTTACATCGATGTGGGCTACGGCGGCTTGGGCGATCCGCATTATGATCTGTTCTGGGCGCTGTGGTCGCTGCAATTCAACCTGGGGAGCGACCGCTATGCGGAACGCTTCATCGAGGCCTATGGAAGAGAACAGGTGGACGAAGAGCGGCTGCGGCTGTGCGGACTCGTATCCGTGTTCAACGGCTTCCGCGGGCAAGATTATTACGAACGGCAAGATCATAAGCCGAACGGAGGAGGGGAGCGGCTTGGGGAACGTCGTGACGAAGTATTTTGA